The Plectropomus leopardus isolate mb chromosome 15, YSFRI_Pleo_2.0, whole genome shotgun sequence genome has a segment encoding these proteins:
- the tacc2 gene encoding titin isoform X2 → MPVPGMDCASLPPLTVHESLHHPVVEASYTFTDFLSLKKPEIATNAASTKDEPAIRSSDDSAKPQKDAQLGAKENIGIDQSLNLEKNTVDLQSMTKACSKQPPYPSERNQTGDLLQTESATSEAERNPADEEQVSAKVTKQLEAETEKGAVSPSSTEKELDELHADSKGSVKPQESPLIRDATEGNQPLSCLLLPADDVTCKLSTETVIPTCTAAPQTCDPIYQPPTQLDQTPPCGLVTIDPMTASEEPTVDSADLTKDESATSQVTASDQSIPVTEQCASNSSFVWQPPGPMLSHLEFISDCDISFPEQTGNSGADGDSSKVFGEVDGNKSGDMTQTSKAQDLKHGDVSVKINETSLKLEDRNDAMESGVEVENSVITSVDVSTQSPGTAVVLAKGGSDNVISLSHAEPGPTSIGPVICEASIKDDLINISCPLSSDLPISKANDEIKKDNMKEKMGDETSVLFAEGNKIVEEATIDNQKETADSSKLKTGKTGTASQQSNGPDKEAGERIGGLKPAHEHKIQKTESPIRDIKELRKSGIASKSQTEMSSLSPDRPAEPFESMLSAEAESRCDPQTVYDESLSQTPILERSPDRDTSPDLSAALGQSQSTPEPNCFAQQQEQQQKRLGSTHPTEGLSGGGLEGGEKTNSQVRQTQTLVPGLNGVGEGGGASVGSSCLSGSRDKLTGDDSSGNERLIGPEKAKGEEAQAAVDRVYALSHLASDLNESGRAAERNASADIVSVTACSHVGETKQGIDDNKSPVLGGVGPDTDLMPEFVSDVGCKGQQKINLSAACEDQGVKLEISKNTAVSVESQASQEHETSPFPISVSSKVITDSPGIHTAAIPSAIQAEEIHTKVSCASTEHPETVENGFSAAVQNNSSEAEECEIQGTVCESVLLQTSDKTSAAQSSPVVQTAIKGPDGEEITKEDKAALDEGKASSQGTGRSEIKAMNNETMKKQEVINQTESASIGLSEATEEDNNITDVITPDVITVPSFLSSKHPEDITSTPPSVPNQSEKPQEQMSKPQNGIVVNAVVAAFHCERSLEKAPVEQVSVKAKSTDVSESPAPGLTAREPETNWIQALKEAASLTQCKQENSRPLPSLESPQLEFHTPTEEIAAPQRQEETPPPERATEKTTEIPPPNLVKKPVDLPKPLKKTTELLEPAQSTKEELLEETKKVELLEEIKTVELLEETKKVELLEETKKVELSEEKKEVEVLDEINKVDLWEETKKEELSEKTKKEEHTEPTKKKEEPPVELPESSQSTKVELLEDRNIVELSKKIQPLEPIKKEEETLEELHEPKREAVTSEVVKEPVGLPEPTISPEELQEPTKNELELPEPTKNELELPEPKENEEPEPTETTTEPSYPEKKLTSELPEERVEKPAEIPPEEPFKEPTVQDRAEELPDSGPSLAERAERGDRAPASPPPPSSEYHIPPALPPPLQDTTEFPTPPPTPPERHAPEALPTPPASPCLPPPPAPASPPAPPSHCEDRSPAPAPRHPPLRSSDSDGAFETPESTTPVKAVSPVDPPAQQLTSENKVEDTSVNDPASELPSADRPCRSPSIVFDENRPIAASGQYNIELLAGDSSHTLTRSLSFQGGELDSGGLLDGSTAGGFRPHSESFSVGTDSAPGTLHRPKKVRPGSLKKKPLLRQNSNPESPRPASSSSTPEVKKRAKPRTASPLQAQEEAEGGSATPSPGGTLRRTRKSRVVTPPPLPEETNHTSQEESLVIPTLPLCHEETPLPGSPPVRDESPIPPSTSYKWDPDNFENIDPFKTGGSKIANSPVLGRKDPVSAPITTPPKSPPVLAVEPCPPAPLETPINNPEEQPILPKRQSVRLEFDYSEEGSEAPHQASPPPKKLGKKPGAKMPLRKPKLGLKKAPPMQTEHLDNNPPESHNGNENEISVPAASYNIQPDKWDDPNFNPFTTKRGIANSPKLSRPSYSFDPNNFDDSVDPFKSSNKMANSPPKASASFELSSNDYDNENDNDNVGELEDQNQNKPAKKKKTPIKSNTFRVKRSPKKSPLSDPSEDPSPADETPSIHQQDDHATDEEKLASSTSHKWTALHDADLNSEQQDFPQPCDLTSFVNENSLPHQTPAQDYEIEYMEKLGSASPPLSVKKPSLYLKLDSVSDNLTKNTCAHGSEPSSPCTGSFEEMEAQITAGMKTPVLSSRPGPEGSVGDKGRKRESEALSRTQSTERDEQPPSEGPVEAPAPALAMPLLDRLSECDDLLQYLEPDLAETNPTAFAQKLQHRDVSSPVESGVSKNSLYARTTSSSSYIEGESPHLPRELDHSLGIAREEIVTKEKEVLEWQRKYEDSRQEVVEMRRIVAEYEKTIAQMIGMPEDDQKEKSLSHHTIQQLIMEKDQALADLNSVEKSLADLFRRYEKMKDVLEGFRKNEEVLKKCAQEYLSRVRKEEQRYQALKIHAEEKLDKANADIAQVRAKAKQEQAAYQASLRKEQMKVDSLERTLEQKNKEIEELTKICDELIAKMGKS, encoded by the exons ATGCCGGTGCCAGGTATGGACTGCGCCTCTTTACCTCCACTGACTGTGCATGAAAGTTTGCACCATCCCGTGGTTGAGGCCAGCTACACCTTTACAGACTTCCTCAGCTTGAAGAAGCCAGAAATTGCCACAAATGCAGCGTCTACCAAGGATGAACCAGCAATACGGAGCTCAGACGACTCTGCAAAGCCACAGAAGGATGCCCAGTTGGGGGCTAAAGAGAACATTGGCATAGATCAGTCTCTTAACTTGGAGAAAAACACTGTGGATTTACAGTCAATGACCAAGGCCTGCTCAAAACAGCCTCCATATCCCAGTGAGAGGAATCAGACTGGTGACCTTTTACAAACAGAAAGTGCCACCTCTGAGGCAGAAAGGAACCCAGCAGATGAGGAGCAGGTGTCAGCAAAGGTGACAAAGCAATTAGAGGCGGAAACTGAGAAGGGTGCTGTAAGCCCGTCGTCGACTGAGAAAGAGCTAGATGAGTTACACGCTGACTCTAAAGGCTCGGTCAAGCCTCAGGAGTCGCCTTTAATACGTGATGCTACTGAAGGTAACCAACCTCTCTCATGTTTGCTGCTTCCTGCTGATGATGTCACCTGCAAGCTCTCTACAGAAACAGTGATCCCGACCTGCACAGCCGCTCCTCAGACTTGTGACCCCATTTATCAGCCTCCCACACAATTAGATCAAACACCTCCTTGTGGACTAGTTACTATAGATCCCATGACAGCTAGTGAGGAGCCCACGGTTGACTCTGCTGATCTGACAAAGGATGAATCAGCGACTTCACAAGTGACAGCCTCTGACCAGTCAATTCCTGTTACAGAGCAATGTGCCAGTAATTCTTCTTTTGTGTGGCAGCCTCCTGGCCCGATGTTGAGTCACTTGGAGTTCATTAGTGACTGTGATATCTCTTTTCCTGAGCAGACTGGTAACAGCGGTGCTGATGGTGACAGCAGCAAAGTCTTTGGGGAAGTGGATGGCAACAAGAGTGGGGACATGACACAAACGTCTAAAGCACAGGACCTGAAGCATGGGGATGTCAGCGTTAAAATAAATGAGACTAGTTTGAAACTGGAGGATAGAAATGATGCTATGGAGTCTGGCGTTGAAGTTGAGAATTCTGTGATTACCAGTGTAGATGTTTCAACCCAGTCTCCTGGTACAGCGGTTGTACTGGCAAAGGGTGGGTCTGATAATGTAATTTCTCTATCTCACGCTGAGCCAGGCCCTACTAGCATTGGACCTGTTATTTGTGAAGCATCCATTAAGGATGACCTCATCAATATCAGCTGCCCACTCAGCTCTGACCTGCCCATCAGCAAAGCtaatgatgaaattaaaaaagacaatatgaAAGAGAAAATGGGCGATGAGACCTCTGTGCTGTTTGCAGAGGGAAATAAAATAGTTGAAGAGGCAACAATAGACAATCAAAAGGAAACAGCGGACAGCAGCAAGCTGAAGACAGGAAAGACAGGCACAGCGTCACAACAGAGTAATGGGCCAGATAAAGAGGCTGGAGAGAGAATTGGAGGCCTGAAGCCAGCACATGAGCATAAAATTCAGAAGACTGAATCACCAATAAGGGACATAAAGGAGCTAAGGAAGAGTGGCATTGCATCTAAAAGCCAGACAGAGATGTCTTCTTTATCTCCTGACAGACCTGCAGAGCCATTTGAGTCCATGCTAAGTGCTGAGGCAGAGTCTCGTTGTGATCCGCAGACTGTTTATGACGAGAGTTTGAGCCAAACTCCGATATTGGAACGCAGCCCTGATAGGGACACTTCACCAGATTTGAGTGCAGCTCTCGGCCAATCACAGTCCACACCAGAGCCAAACTGTTTTGCTCAGCAACAGGAGCAACAGCAGAAGCGTCTGGGATCCACACATCCCACAGAGGGATTGTCAGGTGGCGGTCTAGAGGGTGGAGAAAAGACTAACAGTCAGGTCAGGCAGACCCAGACACTGGTTCCAGGGCTGAATGGGGtaggggagggaggaggcgcCTCTGTGGGGAGTTCTTGTCTGTCAGGGAGCAGGGATAAGTTGACAGGTGATGACAGCAGTGGCAATGAGCGATTGATAGGTCCAGAGAAAGCCAAGGGAGAGGAAGCGCAAGCTGCGGTTGACAGGGTTTATGCGCTGTCTCACCTTGCCAGTGATTTAAATGAGAGTGGAAGGGCTGCTGAGAGAAATGCCTCGGCTGACATTGTGAGCGTTACAGCTTGCTCTCATGTAGGTGAGACAAAACAGGGGATAGATGACAATAAAAGCCCCGTGTTAGGGGGAGTTGGGCCAGATACAGATCTAATGCCAGAGTTTGTGAGTGATGTGGGTTGCAAAGGTCAGCAAAAAATCAATCTATCAGCTGCCTGTGAAGACCAAGGAGTAAAACTGGAGATCTCAAAGAACACTGCTGTGTCTGTTGAGTCACAGGCATCACAGGAACACGAGACTTCACCTTTCCCAATCTCTGTTTCATCAAAGGTCATCACAGATAGTCCCGGCATTCACACTGCGGCTATTCCAAGTGCAATCCAGGCTGAAGAAATTCACACAAAAGTATCCTGTGCTTCCACTGAGCATCCAGAAACTGTGGAAAATGGCTTCAGTGCAGCTGTACAAAACAACAGTAgtgaggctgaggagtgtgaaaTTCAGGGTACAGTGTGTGAGTCTGTCTTGCTACAAACATCCGATAAAACCTCAGCAGCACAAAGCAGCCCAGTAGTACAAACAGCCATAAAAGGCCCTGATGGAGAGGAGATCACAAAGGAAGATAAAGCAGCTTTGGATGAAGGGAAAGCTAGCAGCCAGGGGACGGGACGAAGTGAGATAAAAGCAATGaacaatgaaacaatgaaaaaacaggaGGTCATAAATCAAACTGAGAGTGCCTCAATCGGTCTTTCTGAGGCGACAGAAGAGGACAATAATATAACAGATGTAATAACTCCTGATGTTATCACAGTCCCATCTTTCCTTTCATCAAAGCACCCAGAAGATATTACATCGACCCCTCCCTCAGTCCCGAACCAGTCAGAGAAGCCACAGGAGCAGATGTCAAAGCCCCAAAATGGTATTGTGGTAAACGCTGTTGTTGCTGCCTTCCATTGTGAAAGATCACTTGAAAAAGCTCCTGTTGAACAAGTGTCTGTGAAAGCAAAATCCACTGATGTTTCAGAGAGTCCTGCTCCTGGATTAACAGCCAGAGAACCTGAAACAAACTGGATACAAGCTCTAAAAGAAGCTGCATCCCTCACTCAGTGTAAACAAGAGAACTCAAG ACCACTCCCATCCCTGGAGTCTCCTCAACTAGAGTTTCATACTCCAACTGAGGAGATAGCTGCTCCgcagagacaggaggagaccCCACCACCAGAGCGAGCAACAGAAAAGACAACAGAGATCCCTCCTCCGAATCTTGTGAAGAAGCCAGTGGATCTTCCTAAACCTTTGAAGAAGACAACAGAGCTCCTAGAACCAGCACAGAGCACAAAAGAAGAGCTCTTggaagaaacaaagaaagtagAGCTTTTGGAAGAAATAAAGACAGTAGAGCTCTTggaagaaacaaagaaagtagAGCTCTTggaagaaacaaagaaagtagAGCTCTCGGAAGAAAAGAAGGAAGTAGAGGTCCtagatgaaataaataaagttgatcTCtgggaagaaacaaaaaaagaagagctctcagagaaaacaaagaaagaagagcACACAGAACCAaccaagaaaaaagaagagcCTCCAGTAGAGCTCCCAGAATCATCACAGAGCACAAAAGTAGAGCTTTTGGAGGATAGAAATATAGTAGAGCTCTCAAAAAAAATACAGCCCTTAGAACCAAtcaagaaagaagaagagactTTAGAAGAGCTTCATGAACCAAAAAGAGAGGCAGTAACTTCAGAAGTTGTGAAGGAGCCAGTTGGGCTCCCAGAACCAACAATAAGCCCAGAAGAGCTCCAAGaaccaacaaaaaatgaattagagCTCCCAGaaccaacaaaaaatgaattagagCTCCCAGAACCAAAAGAGAATGAGGAACCAGAACCAACAGAGACAACAACAGAGCCTTCATATCCAGAGAAGAAGCTGACCAGTGAGCTGCCAGAAGAGCGAGTGGAAAAACCTGCCGAGATCCCACCTGAGGAGCCATTTAAAGAGCCAACAGTCCAGGATCGTGCAGAGGAGTTACCAGACAGCGG GCCCTCCCTCGCTGAGCGGGCAGAGAGAGGTGACCGTGCCCCTGCATCTCCCCCACCTCCTTCTTCCGAATACCACATCCCGCctgccctccctcctccccttcaaGACACCACAGAGTTCCCCACTCCTCCTCCCACACCCCCGGAGAGACACGCTCCTGAAGCTCTACCGACCCCACCTGCATctccctgcctccctcctcctcctgcccctGCCTCCCCTCCTGCACCTCCTTCTCATTGCGAGGACCGCAGCCCTGCTCCTGCACCCCGCCACCCCCCTTTAAG GAGCTCAGACTCTGATGGAGCATTTGAGACCCCTGAATCCACAACTCCAGTGAAGGCTGTTTCTCCTGTAGATCCCCCAGCACAGCAACTAACATCTGAAAACAAAG TAGAAGACACCTCCGTCAATGATCCTGCCTCTGAATTGCCTTCAGCTGATCGACCATGCCGTTCCCCATCCATTGTTTTTGATGAGAACAGGCCCATTGCAGCCAGTGGCCAATACAACATAGAGTTATTGGCTGGAGATTCAAGTCACACTCTTACCCGTTCACTTAGCTTCCAGGGAGGAGAACTAGACAGTGGTGGTCTGTTGGACGGATCAACAGCGGGAGGCTTCCGTCCACATTCTGAATCCTTCAGCGTAGGCACCGACAGCGCCCCAGGGACGCTCCACAGACCCAAGAAAGTCCGTCCTGGGTCTTTGAAGAAGAAGCCTCTCCTCAGACAGAACTCTAACCCAGAGAGTCCAAGGCCAGCGTCATCCAGCAGCACCCCAGAGGTCAAGAAGCGGGCGAAGCCTCGAACTGCCAGCCCTCTCCAGGCTCaggaggaagcagagggagGATCTGCAACTCCGAGTCCTGGAGGAACTCTTCGCAGGACCAGGAAGAGCCGTGTGgtgactcctcctcctctgccggAGGAGACCAATCATACCAGCCAAGAGGAGAGCCTTGTTATCCCTACCTTACCCCTGTGCCACGAGGAGACCCCACTCCCTGGTAGTCCACCGGTCAGAGACGAATCCCCCATCCCTCCTAGTACCTCTTACAAATGGGATCCAGATAATTTTGAGAACATCGACCCTTTCAAGACTGGAGGTAGTAAAATTGCCAATTCCCCTGTCCTTGGTCGTAAAGATCCTGTGTCTGCCCCCATTACAACACCTCCAAAGAGTCCCCCTGTCCTGGCTGTGGAGCCGTGTCCCCCAGCTCCTCTTGAAACGCCGATCAACAACCCCGAAGAGCAACCCATCCTCCCAAAGCGTCAGTCCGTAAGGCTGGAGTTTGACTACTCTGAGGAGGGCAGCGAGGCACCACACCAGGCCTCTCCCCCACCCAAGAAATTGGGCAAGAAGCCCGGTGCCAAGATGCCTCTGAGGAAACCAAAGCTCGGGCTGAAGAAGGCCCCCCCAATGCAGACAGAGCACCTGGACAACAATCCGCCAGAATCTCACAATGGCAATGAGAATGAAATCTCTGTTCCTGCTGCCTCTTACAACATTCAACCTGACAAATGGGATGATCCGAACTTCAATCCATTTACTACAAAGAGAGGCATCGCCAACTCCCCCAAACTGTCCCGGCCGTCTTATTCCTTTGACCCCAATAACTTTGATGACTCCGTAGACCCTTTCAAATCTTCCAATAAGATGGCCAACTCCCCTCCAAAGGCCTCTGCCTCCTTTGAACTGTCATCCAATGACTAtgacaatgaaaatgacaatgacaatgtCGGAGAACTGGAGGACCAAAACCAGAACAAACCggccaagaagaagaaaactcCGATCAAATC taaTACTTTCAGAGTGAAGAGGTCGCCAAAGAAATCCCCATTGTCTGACCCATCCGAG GATCCTTCGCCGGCAGATGAAACACCCTCCATCCACCAACAGGATGACCACGCCACAGACGAGGAGAAGCTGGCCTCCTCCACCAGTCATAAGTGGACAGCCCTGCACGATGCAGATTTGAACTCCGAACAGCAAGACTTTCCTCAGCCGTGCGACCTTACATCCTTTGTTAACGAGAACAGTCTTCCTCATCAGACTCCAG CGCAAGACTATGAAATTGAGTACATGGAGAAGCTTGGCTCCGCTTCACCC CCACTGTCTGTGAAGAAGCCATCTTTGTACCTGAAGTTGGATTCTGTGTCTGACAACTTGACCAAGAATACGTGTGCGCATGGATCTGAACCCAGCTCCCCCTGCACTGG GAGTTTTGAGGAGATGGAAGCCCAGATAACAGCGGGCATGAAGACACCGGTGCTGAGCTCCCGGCCTGGTCCCGAGGGCTCTGTTGGGGACAAgggcaggaagagagagagcgaggcaCTCAGCCGAACgcagagcacagagagagatgagcAG CCCCCTAGTGAGGGCCCCGTGGAGGCCCCTGCTCCAGCCCTGGCCATGCCCCTGTTAGACAGGCTGTCTGAGTGTGATGACCTCCTGCAGTACCTGGAGCCTGACCTGGCTGAGACCAACCCCACAGCATTCGCCCAAAAACTACAG